The Candidatus Nanopelagicales bacterium nucleotide sequence TGTCCTGCTCAACTCATCGTATTGTTGTCGGGGTCGAAGGGGTTGCGGGTGATGGCGTTCGCCTACCGGCTGTTCGATCCGGACATGGTCGACCAGGTGCGGGCGGATCCCATGGCGGCGGTGTCCGACCTGACCTTCTCGTCGCTTGTCGGCATCATCGATCCGCTGCGGCCCAGCGGCCAAGGAAGCGATCGCGGTGGCGCATCACGCCGGTATCGACGTGCGCATGATCACCGGCGACCATGCCGTCACCGCCCAGGCCATCGCCGCCGATCTGGGACTGGGGCCCGGGAGTGATCACCGGCCCGGAGTTCGCGAAACTCACCGACGCCGAGCTGCTCGCCCGGTTGGACGACCTGCACGTGTTCGGTCGGGTCGCGCCTGAGGACAAGCTGCGGCTGGTGTCGCGTCATGCAGCAGGCGGGTCAGACCGTGGCGATGACCGGCGACGCGGTCAACGATGCCGCCGCACTGAAGAAGGCCGATGTCGGCGTCGCGATGGGCAGCGGCAGCGACGTGACCAAACAGGCCGCCAACATGGTGCTCACCGACGACAACTTCGCCACCCTCGTGCACGCCATCGAACTGGGCCGCGACATCTACGGCAAGATCACGGCGCAACTCCGATACGTGATGACCGGCCTGTTCGGCGTGCTGCTCGTCATGCTGCTGGCCAGCGCCCTGGACGTGAACGCGGGCCAGGCCCTGACGCCCGTGATGCTGATCTTCGTCACGTTCCTGGTCGGTATCTTCCCGGCGATCGGGATCTCCACGGACTCCGTCGAACCGGGAACCATGGACAAACCACCGCGGGATCCGAACGCGACGATTCTCGAACCGCAGTACGACCCCCCGGTGGCTGTTGTTCGGACTGGTGCAGGCCATCGTCATCCTGGTGCCGTACTTCGTCCTCGGAGAGCGGGGAGCGGACGAGCGGCCCGGGAGCGGGACAGACCACGGCATTCGTGGTGGCGGCGCTCAGCACGGTGTGGATCGCGGCCTCCGTGCGCCGCGACCTGGTCCCGGCCTGGCATGGCCCCCACTTCCCGTATTGGTGGTGGCTGCTCATCCCACTGACGCTCACGTGGCTGTCCGTGACCTACGACGGCCTGACCGACGCGCTGGCCACGCAGCCGCTCGATGGCGACCAGTGGCTGCTCGCCATCGCGACTCTCGCTCGCTGGTCCCCCTCGTGATCGAGGCGGACA carries:
- a CDS encoding HAD-IC family P-type ATPase — its product is MQQAGQTVAMTGDAVNDAAALKKADVGVAMGSGSDVTKQAANMVLTDDNFATLVHAIELGRDIYGKITAQLRYVMTGLFGVLLVMLLASALDVNAGQALTPVMLIFVTFLVGIFPAIGISTDSVEPGTMDKPPRDPNATILEPQYDPPVAVVRTGAGHRHPGAVLRPRRAGSGRAARERDRPRHSWWRRSARCGSRPPCAATWSRPGMAPTSRIGGGCSSH